One genomic region from Nocardia vinacea encodes:
- the argS gene encoding arginine--tRNA ligase, with the protein MTPADLADLLRATAAKVLVERGLDPAVLPDEVNVERPRNPEHGDYATNVAMQVGKKAGTNPRELATWLAEALATTDAIDTAEVAGPGFLNIRLAASAQGAILQQVLTAGAAYGTSDTLKGTRINLEFVSANPTGPVHLGGTRWASVGDALGRILAAQGAAVTREYYFNDHGAQIDRFAKSLVAAATGAPTPENGYAGEYIGEIAAEIVAAHPEAATLPENEQLELFRVEGVELMFAQIKESLHEFGTDFDVYFNESSLFESGAVEQAVTKLKNSGDLYEKDGAWWIASSEYGDDQDRVVLKSDGNAAYIAGDIAYFQNKRSRGFDLCIYMLGADHHGYIGRLKAAAAAFGDDPATVEVLIGQMVNLVKDGVAVRMSKRAGTVVTLDDLVEAIGVDASRYSLVRSSVNSSIDIDLNLWTSQSNENPVYYVQYAHARTASIARNAVEFEYDTVTPDFGLLTADEEGELIRTIGEYPRAVASAASLREPHRVARYLEELAGAYHRFQTNKNLRVLPLGDEPVTPTNAARLALANATRQVLSNGLGLLGVSAPERM; encoded by the coding sequence GTGACTCCAGCTGACCTTGCAGATCTCCTTCGCGCGACCGCGGCGAAGGTGCTTGTCGAACGTGGACTGGACCCTGCGGTCCTGCCCGACGAGGTCAACGTGGAGCGCCCCCGTAATCCGGAACATGGCGACTATGCCACGAATGTGGCCATGCAGGTAGGTAAGAAGGCCGGAACGAATCCGCGCGAGTTGGCGACCTGGCTGGCCGAGGCACTGGCCACCACGGACGCCATCGATACCGCCGAGGTCGCCGGTCCCGGCTTCCTCAACATCCGGCTCGCCGCCTCCGCGCAGGGCGCGATCCTGCAACAGGTATTGACCGCGGGCGCGGCCTACGGCACCTCGGACACCCTGAAGGGCACCCGGATCAATCTGGAATTCGTGTCGGCCAATCCGACCGGTCCGGTGCATCTCGGCGGCACCCGCTGGGCCTCCGTCGGTGATGCGCTCGGCCGCATTCTGGCCGCGCAGGGCGCCGCCGTGACCCGCGAGTACTACTTCAACGACCACGGCGCGCAGATCGACCGCTTCGCCAAATCCCTGGTTGCCGCCGCTACCGGCGCGCCGACCCCGGAGAACGGCTACGCGGGCGAATATATCGGCGAGATCGCCGCCGAGATCGTGGCCGCGCACCCCGAGGCGGCGACCCTGCCGGAAAACGAGCAGCTCGAACTTTTCCGCGTCGAGGGCGTCGAGTTGATGTTCGCCCAAATCAAGGAATCGCTGCACGAATTCGGCACCGATTTCGACGTGTACTTCAACGAGAGTTCGCTATTCGAATCCGGTGCGGTCGAACAGGCCGTCACCAAGCTCAAGAATTCCGGCGACCTCTACGAAAAGGACGGGGCCTGGTGGATCGCCAGCTCCGAATACGGTGACGATCAGGACCGCGTCGTTCTCAAGAGCGATGGCAATGCCGCCTATATCGCCGGTGATATCGCTTATTTCCAGAACAAACGCTCGCGCGGCTTCGATCTGTGCATCTACATGCTCGGTGCGGACCATCACGGCTATATCGGCCGTTTGAAGGCCGCCGCGGCGGCCTTCGGCGATGATCCGGCCACCGTCGAGGTGCTCATCGGGCAGATGGTGAATCTCGTCAAAGACGGTGTGGCCGTGCGAATGTCCAAGCGTGCGGGCACCGTGGTGACCCTCGACGATCTGGTCGAGGCGATCGGTGTCGACGCCTCCCGGTACTCGCTGGTGCGCAGCTCGGTGAACTCGAGCATCGATATCGACTTGAACCTGTGGACCAGTCAGAGCAACGAGAACCCGGTCTACTATGTGCAATACGCGCACGCCAGGACCGCGTCCATCGCGCGCAACGCGGTCGAATTCGAATACGACACGGTGACACCGGATTTCGGTCTGCTCACCGCCGATGAAGAGGGTGAACTCATCCGCACCATCGGCGAATACCCGCGCGCCGTCGCCAGCGCCGCGAGCCTGCGCGAACCGCACCGCGTCGCACGGTATCTGGAGGAACTGGCCGGTGCCTACCACCGGTTCCAGACCAATAAGAATCTGCGCGTACTGCCCCTCGGCGACGAACCCGTTACGCCGACCAATGCCGCCAGGCTGGCCCTGGCCAATGCCACCCGTCAGGTGCTGAGCAACGGCCTCGGGCTGCTCGGCGTTAGTGCACCGGAGCGAATGTAG
- the thrB gene encoding homoserine kinase, which produces MTRTLPAGLSVTARVPASSANLGPGFDSLGMALGIYDEIEVRTTDSGLTIRVEGEGADDVPWGPSHLVVRAIERGLEAAGVWADGLDVVCRNVIPHSRGLGSSASAVVGGLAAGCGLAAKLDPALATGSDQLVQLASEFEGHPDNAAASVLGGIVVSWTETAADAASDGAVALDHGRVYRAVRLDPHPTLRPVVLIPEERSSTAHTRGLLPEVVPHGDAAFNVSRAALAVVALTQRTDLLLPATADRLHQAQRAPALPLTTEWIARLRAAGIAATVSGAGPTVLALGTSEFPAELRELAAIDGLRVVEPGLAEGVQVD; this is translated from the coding sequence ATGACCAGGACGCTGCCCGCCGGTCTGTCCGTGACCGCGCGGGTGCCCGCGTCCAGTGCCAATCTCGGCCCCGGATTCGATTCGCTCGGTATGGCTTTGGGCATCTACGACGAGATCGAGGTGCGCACTACCGATTCCGGCCTTACCATCCGAGTGGAGGGCGAGGGCGCGGACGATGTGCCATGGGGCCCTTCACATCTCGTGGTGCGCGCGATCGAGCGCGGCCTGGAGGCGGCGGGCGTCTGGGCTGATGGCCTCGATGTGGTGTGCCGCAACGTAATTCCGCATTCGCGCGGTCTCGGTTCGTCGGCCTCGGCGGTGGTCGGCGGGCTCGCCGCGGGCTGCGGGCTCGCCGCGAAATTGGATCCGGCATTGGCCACCGGCAGTGACCAATTGGTCCAGCTCGCATCGGAATTCGAAGGTCATCCGGACAATGCCGCGGCCAGCGTGCTCGGCGGAATCGTGGTGTCCTGGACCGAAACCGCCGCGGACGCCGCCAGTGACGGTGCCGTGGCGCTCGATCACGGCCGCGTCTACCGTGCGGTGCGCCTCGATCCGCATCCCACGCTGCGTCCGGTGGTGCTGATTCCCGAAGAGCGCTCCTCGACCGCGCATACCCGCGGCCTGTTGCCCGAGGTCGTGCCGCATGGTGATGCCGCGTTCAATGTCAGTCGTGCCGCGCTCGCGGTCGTCGCCCTGACGCAACGTACCGACCTGCTCCTGCCCGCCACGGCCGATCGTCTGCATCAGGCCCAGCGCGCGCCCGCACTGCCGCTGACCACCGAATGGATCGCCCGGCTGCGTGCGGCCGGGATCGCGGCCACGGTATCCGGCGCGGGACCGACCGTACTGGCCTTGGGTACCAGTGAATTCCCCGCCGAACTCCGTGAACTCGCGGCAATAGACGGGCTCCGCGTGGTCGAGCCGGGACTTGCGGAAGGCGTCCAGGTCGACTGA
- a CDS encoding DUF3105 domain-containing protein, with protein MPSSTSAKSAKAVRAAGKVAPSRKKGGGKVPMGKGPLKKRQIPWLVIGAAVVIVALIGALAFSLVPKYRDKAELEKFTPSAQKKDPSDQIAGVTKKDYPAGLHISGNQRVAYDQTPPFGGPHDQVWANCMGVVYGKPVRVENAVHSLEHGAVWIAYNPDKVDAAGIDTLKQKVEGKPFTLMSPFPGLTSAISLQSWGHQLKLDSADDKRVNQFITALRANQYAYPEVGASCSNPAFDANNPTPYDPTPPGPDAVPMDGKGLSQDQTELGGASGGLPGMPSIPGVPSIPGVPTGIPTQPTEGQ; from the coding sequence ATGCCGAGCAGCACGAGCGCCAAATCGGCCAAGGCCGTCCGGGCCGCAGGGAAGGTCGCACCGTCGCGGAAAAAGGGCGGCGGCAAGGTTCCGATGGGCAAGGGCCCGTTGAAGAAGCGCCAGATCCCCTGGTTGGTCATCGGAGCCGCCGTGGTGATCGTCGCATTGATCGGTGCGCTCGCGTTCAGCCTGGTGCCGAAGTATCGGGACAAGGCCGAACTCGAGAAATTCACGCCGAGTGCGCAGAAGAAGGATCCGTCGGATCAGATCGCCGGGGTGACCAAGAAGGACTACCCGGCTGGACTGCACATCTCGGGTAACCAGCGCGTCGCGTACGACCAGACCCCGCCGTTCGGCGGTCCGCACGATCAGGTCTGGGCGAACTGCATGGGCGTGGTCTACGGCAAGCCGGTCCGGGTCGAGAACGCGGTGCATTCGCTCGAGCACGGTGCGGTGTGGATCGCCTACAACCCCGACAAGGTCGACGCGGCGGGCATCGACACGCTGAAGCAGAAGGTCGAAGGTAAGCCGTTCACGTTGATGTCGCCGTTCCCCGGACTGACCTCGGCGATATCGCTGCAGTCCTGGGGGCATCAGCTGAAGCTGGACAGCGCCGACGACAAGCGGGTCAACCAGTTCATCACCGCCTTGCGCGCGAACCAATACGCCTACCCCGAGGTGGGCGCGAGTTGCTCGAACCCCGCGTTCGACGCGAACAACCCGACGCCGTACGACCCGACGCCGCCCGGACCGGATGCGGTGCCGATGGACGGTAAGGGCCTGTCGCAGGACCAGACCGAACTCGGCGGCGCCTCGGGTGGTCTGCCCGGTATGCCGAGCATTCCGGGTGTGCCGAGTATCCCCGGCGTGCCCACCGGAATTCCGACCCAGCCGACGGAAGGTCAGTAG
- the lysA gene encoding diaminopimelate decarboxylase, with amino-acid sequence MSVHPAGPRHADIPHAPSLAERPSDPKQMIDLPANVWPRNASRDAEGVVLLAGVPVRELAEQFGTPLFVVDEDDFRSRCRDMVAAFGPDARVHYASKAFLCGEIARWIRDEGLSLDVCSGGELAVALHAGFPANRIALHGNNKSVAELAAAVEAGVGHVVVDSLIEIERLEAIAGRAGVVQDVLVRVTVGVEAHTHEYISTAHEDQKFGFSIAGGDAMEALARVFEADNLRLVGLHSHIGSQIFEIDGFEIAARRMLGLLREAIDKFGIERTAQIATLDLGGGLGISYLPNDDPPPLDEFAASLRKLVATEASRAGLPEPKIAVEPGRAIAGPGTVTLYEVGTIKDVSLDGGLRRRYVSVDGGMSDNIRPALYQADYDCRLVSRSSEAAPVVARVVGKHCESGDIVIRDTWMPADVGPGDLVAVAATGAYCYSMSSRYNQLTRPAVVAVRDGVPRLMLRRETVADLLSLEVQ; translated from the coding sequence GTGAGTGTCCACCCGGCCGGTCCTCGGCATGCAGATATTCCACACGCACCCAGCCTTGCGGAGCGTCCGAGCGATCCCAAGCAGATGATCGATCTGCCCGCGAATGTGTGGCCGCGCAACGCTTCTCGCGATGCCGAGGGCGTCGTACTGCTGGCCGGTGTGCCAGTGCGCGAGCTCGCCGAGCAGTTCGGCACCCCGCTGTTCGTGGTCGACGAGGACGACTTCCGTTCTCGCTGCCGCGATATGGTCGCCGCCTTCGGCCCGGACGCGCGAGTTCACTACGCCTCCAAGGCATTTCTGTGCGGTGAGATCGCCCGCTGGATTCGCGACGAGGGCCTTTCCCTCGATGTCTGCTCCGGCGGCGAACTGGCCGTCGCACTGCACGCGGGCTTTCCCGCGAACCGAATCGCATTGCACGGCAACAACAAATCGGTCGCCGAGCTGGCGGCCGCGGTCGAGGCGGGCGTCGGGCATGTGGTGGTCGACTCGCTGATCGAGATCGAGCGCCTGGAGGCCATCGCGGGCCGTGCCGGAGTCGTACAGGATGTGCTCGTCCGCGTCACTGTCGGCGTGGAAGCCCATACCCACGAATACATTTCGACCGCACATGAGGATCAGAAGTTCGGCTTCTCGATCGCGGGCGGGGATGCCATGGAGGCACTCGCCCGCGTCTTCGAGGCCGATAATCTCCGACTGGTCGGTCTGCACAGCCACATCGGTTCGCAGATCTTCGAAATCGATGGTTTCGAGATCGCTGCGCGCCGCATGCTCGGCCTGCTGCGCGAGGCCATCGACAAATTCGGCATCGAGCGCACCGCGCAGATCGCCACACTGGATCTCGGTGGCGGACTTGGCATTTCGTACCTGCCCAATGACGATCCGCCGCCGCTCGACGAATTCGCCGCGAGCCTGCGCAAGCTGGTCGCCACCGAGGCCAGCCGCGCCGGACTGCCCGAGCCGAAGATCGCCGTCGAACCCGGCCGCGCCATCGCCGGACCGGGCACCGTCACCCTCTACGAGGTCGGCACCATCAAGGACGTCTCGCTCGACGGCGGACTGCGCAGGCGCTATGTCAGCGTCGACGGCGGCATGAGCGACAATATCCGCCCCGCGCTGTATCAGGCCGACTACGACTGCCGCCTGGTTTCACGCTCCTCGGAGGCCGCGCCCGTGGTCGCGCGGGTCGTCGGAAAGCATTGCGAGAGTGGGGATATTGTCATCCGCGATACGTGGATGCCCGCCGATGTCGGCCCCGGCGATCTGGTCGCCGTCGCCGCGACCGGCGCGTACTGCTACTCGATGTCCAGTCGGTACAACCAGCTGACTCGGCCGGCGGTCGTCGCGGTGCGGGACGGTGTGCCGCGACTCATGCTGCGCCGGGAAACGGTGGCGGATCTGCTCAGCCTGGAGGTGCAATGA
- the thrC gene encoding threonine synthase, with protein sequence MHSRWPGLIAAYRDRLAGAADWEPVTLYEGGTPLVPAPHLSQLTGCDVYLKVEGLNPTGSFKDRGMTMAITDAKYRGQKAVLCASTGNTSASAAAYATRAGMSCAVLIPQGKIAMGKLAQAVMLGAKIIQVDGNFDDCLELARKVTAEFPTVGLVNSVNPARIEGQKTASFEICDVLGKAPDVHALPVGNAGNITAYWRGYREYYADGITTGLPRMLGVQAAGAAPLVNGAPVKDPETIATAIRIGAPASWNGAVEAKEQSDGAFRAATDEEILEAYRLVAATEGVFVEPASAASIAGLLAARKEGWLDSGLTVVCTVTGNGLKDPDNALAGMPQVQAIPVDPIAVAHELELA encoded by the coding sequence GTGCATTCCCGGTGGCCCGGCCTGATCGCCGCCTACCGCGATCGCCTGGCGGGCGCCGCCGACTGGGAGCCGGTCACCCTGTACGAGGGCGGCACCCCGCTGGTGCCTGCACCGCACCTTTCGCAGCTGACCGGCTGTGATGTATATCTCAAGGTCGAGGGCCTGAATCCGACCGGGTCCTTCAAGGACCGCGGCATGACCATGGCCATCACCGACGCGAAGTACCGCGGGCAGAAGGCAGTGCTGTGCGCGTCCACCGGCAACACCTCGGCATCGGCCGCCGCCTACGCGACCCGGGCCGGAATGAGCTGTGCGGTGCTGATTCCGCAGGGCAAAATCGCCATGGGCAAGCTGGCCCAGGCCGTCATGCTCGGCGCGAAGATCATCCAGGTCGACGGCAATTTCGACGACTGTCTCGAGCTGGCGCGCAAGGTCACCGCGGAATTCCCGACCGTCGGTCTGGTGAATTCGGTGAATCCGGCCCGTATCGAGGGCCAGAAGACCGCCTCGTTCGAGATCTGCGATGTGCTCGGCAAGGCGCCCGACGTGCACGCCCTCCCGGTGGGCAATGCGGGCAATATCACCGCCTACTGGCGCGGTTACCGCGAGTACTACGCCGATGGCATCACCACCGGCCTGCCGCGCATGCTCGGTGTGCAGGCCGCGGGCGCCGCCCCGCTGGTCAACGGTGCCCCGGTCAAGGATCCGGAGACCATCGCCACCGCCATCCGGATCGGCGCGCCCGCGTCCTGGAACGGCGCGGTGGAGGCCAAGGAACAGTCCGACGGCGCCTTCCGCGCCGCCACCGACGAGGAGATCCTGGAGGCGTACCGACTGGTCGCCGCGACCGAGGGTGTTTTCGTCGAGCCCGCGTCGGCGGCCAGCATCGCCGGCCTGCTCGCCGCGCGCAAGGAAGGTTGGCTGGATTCCGGGCTGACCGTCGTGTGCACGGTGACCGGCAACGGCCTCAAGGATCCGGATAACGCGCTCGCGGGAATGCCACAGGTGCAGGCGATTCCGGTTGACCCGATCGCGGTCGCCCACGAACTCGAGCTGGCCTGA
- a CDS encoding homoserine dehydrogenase: protein MNSVSRSDSIGGGGRATGGPEAAKFGVWGTDRPIGVAVLGMGNVGTEVVRILRDHIDDLRARVGAPVVLRGVAVRNLDADRGIPAELLTTDADALVARDDVDLVVEVIGGIDPARRLILAALNAGKSVVTANKALLADYTGELAAAAERNRADLYFEAAVAGAIPVVRPLIQSLSGDRVNKVVGIVNGTTNFILSAMDETGADYGITLKEATRLGYAEADPTADVEGYDAAAKAAILASLAFHTRVTAADVYREGISKITAEDLETASALDCTVKLLAICERVAAGPGEPSPEEGGKERVSVRVYPALIPRKHPLAAVTGAFNAVVVEAENAGRLMFYGQGAGGAPTASAVLGDLVMAARNKFFGGRAPGESVYAELPIAPMGDTPTRYHVNLQVADRPGVLAKVAGEFANHEVSISTVRQEGHGEGARLVVVTHHASESALADTVAALAEMESVTSVTSVLRLEGTNE, encoded by the coding sequence ATGAATTCAGTATCGCGTAGCGATTCCATCGGGGGTGGTGGTCGGGCGACGGGTGGGCCGGAGGCAGCGAAGTTCGGGGTATGGGGAACCGATCGTCCGATCGGGGTCGCGGTCCTCGGGATGGGCAATGTCGGCACCGAGGTGGTGCGCATTCTGCGCGACCACATCGATGATCTGCGTGCGCGCGTCGGTGCGCCGGTGGTGTTGCGCGGTGTCGCCGTGCGCAACCTGGACGCCGACCGCGGCATCCCGGCCGAACTGCTGACCACCGATGCCGACGCGCTGGTCGCCCGCGACGATGTCGATCTGGTGGTCGAGGTCATCGGCGGCATCGATCCGGCCCGCCGTCTCATCCTGGCCGCGCTCAACGCGGGCAAATCCGTGGTGACCGCCAATAAGGCCCTGCTGGCCGACTACACCGGCGAACTCGCCGCCGCCGCCGAGCGCAATCGCGCCGACCTGTATTTCGAGGCCGCCGTCGCCGGTGCGATCCCGGTGGTGCGCCCGCTGATCCAGTCGCTGTCCGGTGACCGGGTGAACAAGGTCGTCGGCATCGTCAACGGCACCACCAACTTCATCCTCTCCGCAATGGACGAGACCGGCGCCGACTACGGGATCACCCTCAAAGAGGCCACCCGCCTCGGCTACGCGGAGGCCGATCCGACCGCCGACGTCGAGGGTTACGACGCCGCCGCCAAGGCCGCGATCCTGGCCTCGCTGGCCTTCCACACCCGCGTGACCGCGGCCGATGTGTACCGCGAGGGCATTTCCAAGATCACCGCCGAGGATCTCGAGACCGCCTCGGCACTGGACTGCACGGTCAAACTGCTCGCCATCTGCGAGCGGGTCGCCGCCGGTCCGGGCGAACCGAGCCCGGAAGAGGGCGGTAAGGAGCGCGTCTCGGTGCGCGTCTACCCGGCCCTCATTCCACGCAAGCACCCCTTGGCCGCGGTCACCGGCGCATTCAACGCAGTGGTCGTCGAGGCGGAGAACGCCGGTCGGCTGATGTTCTACGGTCAGGGCGCGGGCGGTGCCCCGACGGCGTCGGCGGTACTCGGCGATCTGGTGATGGCGGCGCGCAATAAGTTCTTCGGTGGCCGCGCTCCGGGCGAGTCGGTTTATGCTGAGCTACCGATCGCGCCGATGGGCGATACGCCCACGCGCTACCACGTGAACCTGCAGGTCGCGGATCGACCCGGGGTGCTGGCCAAGGTGGCGGGCGAATTCGCCAACCATGAGGTGAGCATCTCGACGGTCCGTCAGGAAGGACACGGCGAGGGTGCGCGCTTGGTCGTGGTCACCCACCACGCGTCGGAGTCGGCGCTCGCGGACACCGTCGCCGCCCTGGCGGAAATGGAATCCGTCACATCTGTGACCAGCGTTCTGAGATTGGAAGGCACCAACGAATGA